The genomic window TGTGTCTAGAGGAATTGTGCACTTCACATAGATAACTGGACGTACGTATATCTTTCATGGATAAAAGAAATGGATAAGTTCTCCTGGAAACATCCTTggagaaaaataacaatttcATCCAACAGATTTAAAAGAATTGAATAGAGAAAGTGATGACCTCAAAAAGTAGCATTCATCAGACCCTCAAGTAGCGACTATGCATAACGAACATGAACTTGGTGGGCTGTGAAAGGAGCTCATTTCTTTCTTATTCATTAGTAAACAGAGAGGTCAACAAGGTCTCGTTAAAAACTGCAAGCACAAAACAGGAGGAAGACTTATTCAGCTTGTTCTCTGCATTTCAGAGCAATTATGTACTCTGGCAGGCTGTGTAACAGGAGACAGCCCAGGAGAGTTGTTTAGGTTTTCCTGTGTAATtggaaaaagaaatattaaatgcCCTCAGATAAAATGCTATATAGCTGGCTGGTGACTAATATAAATGGTTGCTAGGGCTGAacgattttgaaaaaaaatctaattgcGATTATTTCGACTGTactaaacaaaaatgttttcttaagtCTAGATATGATGCAGAGGCCAGGGCATATCAGCAGCATGatgatatttaatttaaaatggtagtttgacacacatttCACCTTTAACAAATAGTGCACCTCCTGCGATTTGAAAATTGCAGAGGGTCATACTGCGATTTCGATGaaattttgattaattgttcaaCCCTACTGGGTAATGGAGAGAAAACTGCCTCTGAAATTGCTCAAGTGTGATTGTAGCTCTGTTTGGAGAAGAGAGAGTAATGAAAGATTTGCTGACACCATGATGTTGTCACTCAGAGGGAGACTTAAagatgttgttgctgttgctccACAAAACTTAGTTTTCACAAAGGAGTTTAGTTTATCTCTGTGCAGCTGGCTGAAAACATTTTGGTGAAAGAGCATAAGAAAGACACAGACCTACatagaccccccccccccccccttgtgTTGTTTGACGTTAAAAGAGTGGTGATTTCATTAGTTATTGACTTTATGTCTAAATAAATGACTACATGTCAGATGTACTCATCAACAGCAAAAGGAAATTCTGATGCATATACATACTCACCAACATCTTATagtcacacagacagcacatttacacatacagtactggcctcaagacatttaaaacagactgcctgcatacagtatatacgcCAGATCAATCATTTAATACACACAGCTCTGATAGGGTAAACATAGCTTGCATAAACACACCAAATACATTCATAACACGTATCCTATCGTCTGTATCAGTGGTAGTGACATGACAGTGAtattttttggggcattttatgtcttttagaGACTTGGGACAGAGATGACAGGATGAGAGAGATGGGGagtttgagtttatttattttcacaagcCAATCAATACACccaaacaacaagaaaaaaaatcaatgtgaaGGGGGGAGGAACAAAGCCTAGATTACGTTATTGATTACCTCTACCTGTATaatgtacatgcatgcatataaaagaaaaacaaagtcacactGTTAGAAAATAGGATTATAAAAACAAAGCTAAAGCCTTTTTAAATATGCTCTAAGGGACTTTAAGGAAGAAAGAAATTTAACCCAATGAGAATAGTAATTTCATAAACCTGTATCTGATTGAAAATTGACCTCTGGTTGTCAGTTTGACATgcaacaaacagacagactcGATGGGAAATTGTGGTTCAAGGTTGGCACCTTATGGGAGATTAGCAAGTAGCTGATGAAGAAAATGTAATATCTAGCAGTGATATTTCCCTTAGGGGTTGGTGGAAacctaaaaggagagtgaatattgcacttatattcaccaggtggacacaaacacgacttcaaatgaatgctaatgttgctttgaAAGTGTTGGATCTGTAAATAGGATTGTTCAAAATCCATCATTAAGTAATTTTAAGCAGGTTTAAGTAATTTATaagattccagcttctcagatgtgaggatttgctgcttttctctgttttggtctgttggtcagacaaaatgaATAACTTGAACATGTCAGCAGTTTTTTtcgatttttgacattttgtagagTCAAAGATTGATCAGATAAACAGAGGAATAATTGATAGATTACATccataatgaaagtaatcattaaATACATCAATAAACACTGCAACACTGCATTTGATTGCATTTTGTACAACcaaattaaataaacacatttcagagGCAGGAAGCACAGATGTCCCCGGAAGTTAATTTATAGGGAAAATAAAGTGGATAAAAATAACTACTTGTGAAATCGCtcatgtgcatgtaaatgaatgtttgtggagatgtgaacatgtgtgcatatgtgtctTCTCACCCTGCACAGCCACCAGCATTGTTGACTGCAAGATGATTTTCCCCCACCCCCCCTGGTACTGGGACACCCTGCTGAAGATCTGCGTGTTCATATTTGCGTTCATCATGCCCGTTCTCATCATCACCGTCTGCTACGGCCTCATGATCCTGCGGCTTAAGAGCGTGCGCATGCTGTCGGGCTCCCAGgtaaaagaaaaatctgtttttctttcacaaacATGAACCACAATCAGTGCGTACAATGAGTTATCTTCTACGCTTTGTGCTGAAGGCttttaatcaaatgaaaaagagaatGCAAGCTTCAGTAAGCATTCTGTGAAACTCTAAAAGCTTGGGTCTACCAGTGACCCACATTAACCACGTTATTTACTGAATAACAAATTGATTGTATATCTCAGAATAGTGAAGCAGAATAGAAGGCTGGCCAGAGCACGCATGTAAAAACGGTGCACTTGTTGCTCTCAAGCAAAAGCAATTAGGGAAAATCAACTGAAGCCTGAGATTGTGACTGAGATTTAATTAACTGCAGTAGAAGGTGAAATGACCTAACAACAATCATTTCACACtcaatattgttttaaaaaataattaccaTACACTGCTGCAAAATGAGTGCACATTCTAATGAGGATGTATTTAGATGGAAAATAAAGATGATTTGTTTCCACCTATAGATTTTCCACGGGTTTCCCCCTGTTCATTATCCAACCACCTCTGCACTTCTCTTAACCACTTGTCTCTGCTTCCATCATCCTTTTTCTCACGATCCCTTATCCCTTCTCTAAATCCCCTGTCCTTTTCCTTAACCCCTCTAcatttccttccttctcctatcctcctctctcctctgtcctaCCTTGCCTTCTCCTGCATTTCCTCTTCCCCTTCTGTCCTCCCACACTCATCTTGCACTCCTACTCATTGAAAACACTGAACCTACACCTATATCCTTCACACTAACAGGAGAAAGACAGGAACCTACGTCGGATCACCCGCATGGTCCTGGTGGTGGTTGCCGTCTTTATCGTGTGCTGGACTCCCATCCACATCTTTGTCATCATCACAGCTCTGATCAACATCCCCAGCTCCACGCTGCAGACTATCACTTGGCACTTCTGTATCGCCCTGGGTTACACCAACAGGTACGCATCCAGCAGTCGCCTTAGAAAATACTGCATATCCACTTAAGTACTGAAACTATTAGTCCTAAAAATTCAAGTGATTTTTTAAGTATTGTGAGATTTTGCTTAATTTTCTTGGTTGGTGAGTTTACTCAGAAGTTAACTATGAGAAGCagatttcatctttttttgaccatttttgcCCCCTGCAGTAGTCTGAATCCAGTTCTTTATGGCTACCTGGATGAGAACTTCAAGCGTTGTTTCCGTGAGTTCTGCACACCGAGTCCCTCGGTGCTGGAGATGCAGAATTCATCCCGTGCCGGAGCCACTGGCCGCAAGCCCCCACAACGCGACCACATCAGTGCACACACAGGAGAAAGATCCAATCAACAGGTAGTCAGTGTCTATGTGTATACTAGGGTTGTATACTGGGAATTGGGATCTTGGTATTTCCCAGGAATTCTTGCCAAAATCTGCTATTGTTTCCTGGGAAAAAATACCTGCAGGCCTCAGGAAATctttgtaatgtgtgtgcacctgtgtcTTCATGTATTGAAACAAAGAAGCCATAGTTTGACCAGGAATACTGTTGTTAAACTGCTTTTTAGCTGCAGATGTTCCTTACAATTATTTTTCATGGTAAAATGGCAGCCTACTGTTCAGCTGTGTGGCAAAATATCTTTAGAAGTGTCAACAAACTATGCAGGCAGTTCAACTCTGTCTTAATCAGACATGCAGGATGGAGGCTCCGTTCCCAAATCAAAGTACAAAGCAATGTTCATCAGATGGAgcactgcatgaaaaaataGCCTCAAAATTACAAGTAAATGTCCAAGAACAAGGCTCAGTTTTTTCATTGATtcaaatagtaataataatacaataataccctaatgataatagtaataatgaAGTGGGAAAACAGTCAATCCAGTGTGGTTATCAGGCTCACACCATGCAGTAATAACCTCAGGTCAGCACTATAAAGATGGTCATAAACTCCCCTATACTCGCACATATTAAAACTGATTAATAACATCATAAAATATGGGTAAATGCCATTTTAGGATTGATTATCTGCAGTTCTGTGTTTAAAATCAAACTCTGTTTATGGTGAGAAATGACTGCTGTATGTCTGGAaagtaataattttaaaatcactgGAAAATCTTCAACCCTAATACATGCTGGACCAGTACATGTGTTAATAATAGTGTATGATGTTGTAGGGAGACCTTCATGAAAGAGTACAAATGAATATACTCGCTCTAActcctctctctgcaggtaTGACTAGCCTTGGAGGGGTCGTCGATGGACTCTCGCTGTTGTGGCGGCATTGCCAACGACGATCTCAACTCAGAGGTCACGCAGGTCACCACAGGGCTCtgaccacacagacacacccacatgtatacacacaaactACCCAGGACATGACCGAGACTCAACCGTTCTGACAATATGTTGCAAGCTTAACTGCATCAGGTCAGTTCATTCATCTGCCAACAAGCTCAGCTACTAACTGCATGGCAGTGCAAGACTTTTACTCTTCAATACAGAAATAGTTCAAACCAGActtaacagaaaagaaaagcatcatTGCAACACAATGGCCCCCTAATTAAAGATGTTTACTAAATCTGCATTATAATTATTATCTTTATTGctattaatattatcattatatttatatatatatcaatatattgacTGTACAGACTGAATATGTACAGTAAACAAAGGCAGATGTACAGACAGAGATCTATAAAATTTAAAACTCATTGATCTACGCCTCCTGTCCTAACCCTCACTCTATCACAAATTCCccagattgtaaaaaaaaaagatcaattaaTTGTCTTATGTTTGTTGAGTTCATATGACTGCACAACTGTCTATTACTTTTTCTCCTGATATTTCCTTTTTGAATTCATCACACGTCTGTGAGGATACTGTAAGTTGTAGGAAATGTGGTTTTATAGGAGTGACTGGACTGTATAGAACCTAATCCAATGCCTTTACTGAATCCTCAAAAGATCGTTGGCTTTAATGTCGTCACCACACAAAGACATCAGTGGAAAGCTATTCAAAGTCATTCACAGCACCGACTGTGCTGCTCACCCTCGTTCAATATGGATTCACTCCATCATACCTTACACCTTATTAAGTCTATTCACCATTAATTGCACAGCACAGCACCATGCAGGCTATGGCCACTTCAGGAAGGTTGACTATTGTGGATGTATAACTgtgctctctcctctcagccCAGAAAACCCTTTGTAGTCATTTACTGCCCCCTCTATCTTTTCCCCTTTATGTTCCTTTTACTTCTATTTCATCTCTGTAAAGTCATTTTCTACCCATTTGCTGGGCTTATCATTaagtagacatacagtagagaactgcatgttctctctctgctgaatCTGACAAACTTCTGAATGTACAGAAGGGAAACCAGCTGTGTTTATCACACTGGATCCTTGTGCTGAACTGTGGATCCTTCAAACCAGCAAAGAAGACGCATCAGCCTGTTTGCACACTGCACAGAACATGGTGTTGTGGCATATAGTACAAATATGTGGTACTACCAGTGCTTGATTAACTACAGCTTAACAGCCAGTACAAGAGCCGAGCAGGATTGTACATCTGTTGTAATCTTTAGAATTGCTTGTGCTTACGTGTTGTGCTGTATGCTTTACTTGCCAGTTGCCTTTACAGTAGCTCTAATCTATATTCTGTGTagttcagtatttttttaaacaatctgTAAAGATGAACATGATTGTATTGCTCTACcatgtaaaatactgtaagtaTCCTGTTGCTtttttataaacacagaatcaTGAAATTGCCAGAAAATGATTTCCAGTGACGATGGTGGACCAGCAAGTCATCACGCTTCTAAATATAACTTTTGTCATATTGAATCTGCCTTGTTAACTGGGGAGGTGTATGTCAGTCAGAAAACAATGTGTATAAAACCATAaattgtgaattttaaaatgtatgcagAGTTTAACTTTATGGACCATTTCATATGTTTGTTTGACAACTGATGAATAACAatgtcatactgtacatacaggcAATCCACTTGTGGCATCAATGCTTTGAGTTTATTTAAAAGACTATACAGTGAGGCCTTGAAAAAACTGTTTATCCACCATCTACCATGAGAGAAagactgtttaaaatgttgttgcCTAATTATCAACAATTGAAATATTGCTTGTCACTTAACAGCAGAAGATTTTGGCTGGTATGGGGCATCAAGTGTCACATGCTGCATTTCGTTTCATAAAACACATCacgaacaaaaaaaaaatgttgaggaGCCATgtagagaaagaaataaaatatttgaaaaatataaattatatccAAAATTACCCAAGACAGCGTTACGTTTACTGAAAACATCAGTTAATCCTGACTGTAAAAGCCTTTTCctgtaacattaaaaataaaaccataggttagaaatatgaaaaattaaacataaatctAACCTTTTTCTTGCTTGTGCAACTATGTCAGCTAATTAGCCAACTGTGGCTTTGTTagcattaaaggtgcagtgtgtagaagttagtggcatctagcagaacagacttggcagaagtatgttttaattagtgtataatcacctgaaaatgagaatagttgtgttttcattacctttgaatgagccctttatatctacatagggagcgggtcctcttccatgttgcactgccatgtttcttcagctagttgcaatctgcaacctcactgctaggtgccactaaatcctacacactgcacctttaaataacAGTTTCCCATACTTATAAAAGCTCTACACTGCAATACAAAAACTGTATCTTTATGTCTTGCAGTGGATCATCAGCTGGTGAGGACGCTAACTTTTTGTCAGGGATATGCAGCTTCAGCCTCTTTTCAGCCTGACAGAAGTGCATAGACCCCTTTTACAAGATTAGCTGGAAACTGTAAAAAGTCAGCCAGAGACGGCGTTTTCGACCAACTCATGGAGCTAACAATAGCTTGCTTGCTACGGCTTATAAAATCTGCCAGCCACAGTTCAGCCAGTAAGATCCACACCTGCCGACTAGAAATGAGAAGTCTGCTTTTGTTTGCATCTGTTTGAAATCAAGGactcattgtttcaaaaataacaaagaattGTAAGTGGTAAATCTGTTGTtgcaaactgcattttttttattttctctttgatgGACAATTTAAAACAAGGGTTCAGAGAAAACAGGATAAAAGCTGTCTGATTCAAATATCGCAAGGTGGTGCTTGAGGGTTTAGCTCATACAAGAGACAGTTTTTCACATGTAGATATAGCTCTTATGGCCTTACAGTTCTGACTAAGTTTCAGGGTATCTAAATATAAACAGAAAGTGGCTTTCAATGCACTAAAGTTTGGTTTTGGGTTTGAGAATTTGCTGatgtgaatataatatttatgaatataatgTAATACCTGCAAACTGCATGTGCTGTGCCACAAATGAAAACGTAGCAGCAGTAACGAATGGGGCATGGCTTAGTGAAGTGTCAATTATGGTAATGATATTgtaattatatttattcattacgAGATGAAGAAAGGGTACACACACTCTGTGGCTCAAAAAGTGACATTTGTCATCCTGACTACATTAATGTAATATATGCCGTTAAGACATTTTTCAGCAAGTGACATTTGATGCACCATAAAGAAAATACTCTTGAAGGTAGCATTAATTTAAATGGGTTTATTTCTGTCTATGATCTCTATTTACATGGCCCATGACTCATATATGACTTATATTCTAACCTTGAAATGGCATTTCGTGTAATCTACTGTACAGAGGATAATTTCTACTTTATGGATGACACTGTAACACAAAGCTTACAATTTTACTGTTAATCGGTGCATTGTCTATGGAATAAAATCTAATTCTGAATATCACTGAATGCATTTTCTCTTGCGTCTGAATAAAGTATCATCTGTATTGTGGTTTTCTTccaatacatgtacagtaccagtcaaaagtttggacacaccttgtcattcaagtgaatgggaaagtgtgtccaaacttttgactggtactgccTGTCTTCTTTTCTCAGGATGAAACCCAACACAACTTTTCTATGTACACTCTGTACTCTGTACACTCAGAGATGATGAGtacaaataacaaacaaataaaaatgaattacgAGGAAATGTGGACTTTCATTGCAAAATATATTATGTTGGCCGTAGGAAGACAATAACTCAGACCCAGCAACCATACGAGGCTGGAGCTTTTTCCCCATTAATCACTTCAGAACTGTAATTTATTACCAAACAATTTCTGTAATCTAAAACTTATTATTGTGACATTTGGTAATCTCCATTTCTCATGAAATGCTGTATCAGCATGTGTGTTTGGCTGTGGATTGAGACATTGCAGTGGAGAAGTAGTAAAAGCTCAGGTGTAACAAATTTACCATTAACGATGGAAATTAACTGTCCTAGTGAGCCATATCAGCGAGCCAGCATGCACAGCTAATACACGTGAGCTTGACAAGAGgaatgtctgtgtctgtgaggAAGGTGTAAAGGCTACTTacacacatttgttgttttaccaGTGCCCTCCCTTGGTATTTTCCCTCATGGGAAATCCCCATTGTCATCTTAAATGACGGCCAATTACTCTGAAAACTCAAGTGGACTAGTAAGATTGACAGCTCAAGACCTGAGGGAGTGAGGAAATAATGACATACACCAAAAAGGCATATGTTATAATCTTCCATTAATTTTTTTGCCCAATGCCTGTTGGAATATgcattaatatactgtatcatttctttttttttagcaattcTGTATTTCATCCTATATTAAATCTTagcatttatttaatgtttaaccCTTACATGCTGTTCTTATTCTGACCCTTCAGAGTATCCcttcataattagtctctataccGAAcgtctgaaccacaaatctatttttcagacataaatattttattagttattaataaatgttattaatCTTTAATTAAGCTCTCaggaagcagagagagtgtATTCTTGTATAGGTTTTACACTGTTGTACTCTTGTTGatgaagaaaatacattcacaatcacactatgTTTCGGTCCAATGTTACCCTaaagcaggaaaacacaacagtcataattatttcaatgaatgttattaaatgtgaataatgcaacaacatttttcagtggtggtttttaattttttaaataaatttaaccCTCTATAGCATGTACTAAATGTTTATCAGCTGTAcaaatttttttcaaaaatttgaaacatttccattttttttcaaagtgtttcaatgtaaaaatgagtcaaaattgCCCTGAACAGTATGTGAGGGTTAAGGACTTACAGTATTTATGAAAGTAAGCCATCTCCTTATTATTCTTCCTTATTCTCAGTAtttcaaataattaattttactCAATTATTAAGCTTGCTTAAGGGCAGGTGCTTTTCATGTTGAGTCTTCTGCTCCTCTCTAACGTGGCCCCCCTCACTCAGCAAGAGGCTCCTCACTTGACATATGGTGCCACGAACAGCATCACCAAGTGCTGAGGGGAGGTGAAAGAGGGTGGTAATACCTGTTTCCACCACATCGTATTTCTTCACGCTGGCTTGAGTTTGACTTGATTGAAGTGCAGTAAGCGTTTGTTTGCTGTAAAAACCTgcttattttctccatt from Thunnus maccoyii chromosome 14, fThuMac1.1, whole genome shotgun sequence includes these protein-coding regions:
- the oprm1 gene encoding mu-type opioid receptor encodes the protein MYIIVRYTKMKTATNIYIFNLALADTLVTSTLPFQSVNYLMGTWPFGDVLCKMVMSIDYYNMFTSIFTLTTMSIDRYVAVCHPVKALDFRTPRNAKIVNVCNWILSSAIGLPVMFMASTTVTPTSIVDCKMIFPHPPWYWDTLLKICVFIFAFIMPVLIITVCYGLMILRLKSVRMLSGSQEKDRNLRRITRMVLVVVAVFIVCWTPIHIFVIITALINIPSSTLQTITWHFCIALGYTNSSLNPVLYGYLDENFKRCFREFCTPSPSVLEMQNSSRAGATGRKPPQRDHISAHTGERSNQQV